A window from Theobroma cacao cultivar B97-61/B2 chromosome 3, Criollo_cocoa_genome_V2, whole genome shotgun sequence encodes these proteins:
- the LOC18605875 gene encoding copper transport protein ATX1 — translation MANMQIVVASKNVEPQYVEMMVPLYSYGCERKVKKTLSHLKGIYSVTVDYNQQKVTVWGICNKFDVLSTMRSKRKEARFWKPEDNIEMEEAQPSSPPPSLPPKGSSKPSLALMKARSLSWKAWKKVFTRSYSF, via the exons ATGGCAAACATGCAAATAGTTGTAGCTAGCAAGAATGTGGAGCCACAGTACGTGGAGATGATGGTGCCTTTGTATTCTTACGGGTGTGAGAGGAAAGTGAAGAAGACTTTGTCGCATCTCAAAG GAATATACTCGGTAACTGTAGACTATAATCAACAAAAAGTAACAGTGTGGGGAATATGTAACAAATTCGATGTGTTATCAACCATGaggagcaaaagaaaagaagctcGTTTTTGGAAGCCAGAAGACAACATTGAGATGGAAGAGGCACAACCATCATCTCCCCCACCTTCTCTTCCTCCCAAGGGCTCCAGTAAACCTTCTTTAGCTCTAATGAAGGCTCGCTCTCTAAGCTGGAAGGCATGGAAAAAGGTCTTCACCAGATCCTATTCTTTCTAA
- the LOC18605876 gene encoding heavy metal-associated isoprenylated plant protein 3 isoform X1, with product MGEEAKQEQAAAEAQPKEKKEEKAGEKPAEEKKEEPPPPPPPFVLFVDLHCVGCAKKIEKSIMKIRAGVEGVAIDMAQNQVTIKGIVEPQAICDKIMKKTKRRAKVLSPLPAAEGEPLPEVVTSQVSGLTTVELNVDMHCQACAEQLKKKILKMRGVQSVATEHSTGKVTVTGTMDANKLVDYVYRRTKKQARIVPQPEPEPQPEPEKKEGEEKPAEEAKPEVNAEKKEEEPPEEAKKEEAENKGGKEVEKKEGVEENNIIINEEESMKRMIYYYQPLYVIERMPPPPQLFSDENPNACCIS from the exons ATGGGTGAGGAAGCTAAGCAG GAACAAGCCGCAGCAGAGGCTCAACCaaaggagaaaaaggaagagaaggCAGGGGAGAAGCCTGCAGAAGAAAAGAAGGAGGAACCACCCCCGCCACCTCCTCCTTTTGTCTTGTTTGTGGACTTGCATTGCGTGGGCTGTGCAAAGAAGATCGAGAAATCCATCATGAAGATTAGAg CAGGTGTGGAAGGAGTTGCGATCGATATGGCTCAAAACCAAGTGACTATAAAGGGAATAGTTGAACCCCAAGCAATATGCGACAAAATCATGAAGAAAACCAAGAGAAGGGCTAAAGTTCTGTCTCCCTTGCCTGCAGCTGAGGGTGAACCTCTGCCAGAAGTTGTTACTTCACAG GTTAGTGGATTAACAACCGTGGAGCTTAACGTAGACATGCATTGCCAAGCCTGTGCTGAGCAACTCAAGAAAAAGATTCTGAAAATGAGAG GCGTACAAAGTGTAGCAACGGAGCATAGCACAGGGAAAGTTACAGTCACGGGTACCATGGATGCAAACAAGCTAGTGGATTATGTCTATAGACGCACCAAAAAGCAGGCCAGGATCGTGCCACAACCGGAGCCTGAGCCTCAACCTGAACCCGAGAAAAAAGAAGGCGAAGAGAAGCCAGCCGAAGAAGCCAAACCCGAAGTAAACgcagagaaaaaagaagaagaaccaCCCGAAGAAGCTAAGAAAGAAGAAGCTGAAAACAAAGGAGGCAAGGAAGTGGAGAAGAAGGAAGGAGTAGAAGAGAATAACATCATTATCAACGAGGAGGAATCTATGAAGAGGATGATCTACTACTACCAGCCCCTTTACGTCATCGAGCGAATGCCTCCTCCTCCGCAGCTCTTCAGCGATGAAAATCCCAACGCTTGTTGCATTTCCTAG
- the LOC18605876 gene encoding heavy metal-associated isoprenylated plant protein 3 isoform X2, with the protein MGEEAKQEQAAAEAQPKEKKEEKAGEKPAEEKKEEPPPPPPPFVLFVDLHCVGCAKKIEKSIMKIRGVEGVAIDMAQNQVTIKGIVEPQAICDKIMKKTKRRAKVLSPLPAAEGEPLPEVVTSQVSGLTTVELNVDMHCQACAEQLKKKILKMRGVQSVATEHSTGKVTVTGTMDANKLVDYVYRRTKKQARIVPQPEPEPQPEPEKKEGEEKPAEEAKPEVNAEKKEEEPPEEAKKEEAENKGGKEVEKKEGVEENNIIINEEESMKRMIYYYQPLYVIERMPPPPQLFSDENPNACCIS; encoded by the exons ATGGGTGAGGAAGCTAAGCAG GAACAAGCCGCAGCAGAGGCTCAACCaaaggagaaaaaggaagagaaggCAGGGGAGAAGCCTGCAGAAGAAAAGAAGGAGGAACCACCCCCGCCACCTCCTCCTTTTGTCTTGTTTGTGGACTTGCATTGCGTGGGCTGTGCAAAGAAGATCGAGAAATCCATCATGAAGATTAGAg GTGTGGAAGGAGTTGCGATCGATATGGCTCAAAACCAAGTGACTATAAAGGGAATAGTTGAACCCCAAGCAATATGCGACAAAATCATGAAGAAAACCAAGAGAAGGGCTAAAGTTCTGTCTCCCTTGCCTGCAGCTGAGGGTGAACCTCTGCCAGAAGTTGTTACTTCACAG GTTAGTGGATTAACAACCGTGGAGCTTAACGTAGACATGCATTGCCAAGCCTGTGCTGAGCAACTCAAGAAAAAGATTCTGAAAATGAGAG GCGTACAAAGTGTAGCAACGGAGCATAGCACAGGGAAAGTTACAGTCACGGGTACCATGGATGCAAACAAGCTAGTGGATTATGTCTATAGACGCACCAAAAAGCAGGCCAGGATCGTGCCACAACCGGAGCCTGAGCCTCAACCTGAACCCGAGAAAAAAGAAGGCGAAGAGAAGCCAGCCGAAGAAGCCAAACCCGAAGTAAACgcagagaaaaaagaagaagaaccaCCCGAAGAAGCTAAGAAAGAAGAAGCTGAAAACAAAGGAGGCAAGGAAGTGGAGAAGAAGGAAGGAGTAGAAGAGAATAACATCATTATCAACGAGGAGGAATCTATGAAGAGGATGATCTACTACTACCAGCCCCTTTACGTCATCGAGCGAATGCCTCCTCCTCCGCAGCTCTTCAGCGATGAAAATCCCAACGCTTGTTGCATTTCCTAG
- the LOC18605878 gene encoding IAA-amino acid hydrolase ILR1-like 5 — MAAITTWIAHVFLSVLFSLAYLSVIRGRLDQDYRDQLLSSAQKDKDWLVSIRRQIHENPELCFQEHNTSALIRQQLDQIGIPYSYPIAGTGIVAQIGSGSKPVVALRADMDALPLQELVEWEHKSKIDGKMHACGHDAHTTMLLGAAKLLNQRKDRLKGTARLLFQPAEEGGAGASHMIREGALGDAEAIFGMHIDNGSPTGSITLVPGPVLAATCFFEAKIEGVGGHAAGPHSTVDPIVAASFAILALQQLTSREADPLHSQVLSVTLIRGGSAFNTIPPYVEFGGTLRSLTTDGLHKLQQRLKEVIKGQAAVHRCNASIDMKEEEFPPYPAVFNDDSLHQHVQKVGRLLLGPENVKVGKKVMAGEDFSFYQELIPGFMLSIGIRNEGVGSIHPPHSPYFFIDEDALPIGAALYTALAELYLNENEHSILHQIF, encoded by the exons ATGGCTGCCATCACTACTTGGATCGCCCATGTTTTTCTCTCTGTGCTTTTCTCCCTTGCTTACCTCTCGGTTATTCGTGGAAGACTTGATCAAGATTACAGAGATCAACTCTTAAGCTCAGCCCAGAAAGACAAAGATTGGTTGGTTTCCATCAGGAGGCAAATCCATGAAAACCCCGAACTCTGCTTCCAAGAACACAACACTAGTGCTCTTATTCGTCAACAACTCGACCAAATTGGCATCCCTTACTCATACCCCATTGCCGGGACAGGCATTGTCGCCCAAATTGGCTCCGGTTCTAAACCCGTCGTTGCTCTTCGTGCTGACATGGACGCTCTTCCTCTTCAG GAGCTTGTCGAATGGGAACATAAGAGCAAAATAGATGGCAAAATGCACGCGTGTGGACACGATGCTCACACTACCATGCTCCTTGGTGCTGCCAAGTTGCTTAATCAACGCAAAGATAGACTTAAG GGAACTGCCAGACTACTTTTCCAACCTGCAGAGGAGGGAGGTGCTGGTGCATCTCACATGATAAGAGAAGGAGCTCTAGGTGATGCTGAAGCAATATTTGGAATGCACATAGATAATGGAAGCCCCACAGGAAGCATAACGTTGGTTCCAGGGCCAGTCTTAGCTGCTACATGCTTCTTTGAAGCCAAAATAGAAGGAGTTGGTGGGCATGCTGCAGGGCCTCATTCTACTGTAGATCCAATTGTTGCTGCATCCTTTGCAATTTTGGCATTGCAACAGCTAACCTCTAGAGAAGCTGATCCTCTCCATAGTCAA GTGTTATCTGTTACTCTTATCAGAGGCGGGTCTGCATTCAACACGATTCCACCATATGTTGAATTTGGGGGCACTCTGAGGAGTCTCACCACCGATGGCTTGCATAAACTTCAACAAAGGTTGAAAGAG GTCATAAAAGGACAAGCAGCCGTCCACAGATGTAATGCTTCTATTGAcatgaaagaagaagaattccCACCCTATCCTGCTGTTTTTAATGATGATAGCTTGCATCAACATGTTCAGAAGGTTGGTAGGCTTTTGCTTGGACCTGAGAATGTAAAGGTGGGCAAGAAGGTTATGGCAGGAGAGGACTTTTCCTTCTATCAAGAATTAATCCCTGGATTCATGCTAAGCATTGGAATTAGAAATGAGGGAGTTGGCTCAATTCATCCACCCCACTCCCCTTACTTCTTTATTGATGAGGATGCCCTTCCAATTGGGGCAGCCCTATATACCGCTCTTGCAGAACTATACCTTAATGAGAACGAACATTCTATTTTACATCAAATATTTTAA